The Acidimicrobiales bacterium DNA window CCAGGCGGTCGGGTTCGAGGCCGCCGGGCAGCGGCCGCCGGCGAGCCAGGACCAGCTCGGAAAGTACGCGGGCCTGCTCTACGCCTCTCCGGGTCTCACTGACACCGGGCTCGGCAGCTATTACGACGACGCCTCGTTCGGGGTCCGGCCGCAGGACGTGACCCGGGTCGAGCACCCGTCGGCCAGCCAACCAGTGACCATCTACCGCGACGGCCACGACATGCCGCACGTCTACGGCAGCAGCGACGGGGCGGCGGCCTTCGGGATCGGCTTCGCCCAGGCCGAGGACCGCCTCTTCCTGATGGACGTCCTGCGCCACTACGGCCAGGCCACCCTGTCGGAGTTCCTCGGGCCGTCCTGCGCGTTCGAGCAGATGGACCACGACGAGCTCCTGCTCGCTCCGTACACCGAGCAGCAGGCCCAGGCCCAGCTCGACGCCCTGCCCCATGAGTACGGGGCCGCCGGCGTCCAGCTCAAGGCGATGCTCGGCTCGTACGTCGCTGGGGTCAACGCGTACGTCGCCCAGACCCGGACCGACCCCTCGCTGCTGCCCGCCGACTACGCCGCGGCACTGGCCCCGCCCCAGCTGTGGCAGCCGAGCGACGTGATCTACGTCGCCGCGCTCATCGGCGGGATCTTCGGGAGAGGCGGCGGCGCCGAGGTGCGCAATGCCGCCCTGCTCGGGTACCTGCAGCGACAGCTGGGGGCGTCGCCCGGTGCAGCGGCCTTCGGTGACCTGAAGGAGCAGAACGACCCGGGAGCGCCGACGACCATCACGGACCAGCGCTTTCCCTACGACATCCCCGGAAGGGTCGACCCGGCGACGACCGCCCTCCCCGACCAGCCCGGCGCCCCCCTACGGGGGGGCCCGACCACCACGACGGCCAACTGTGACCTCACCAAGCCGAACCCGACCGCCCTGCAGGACGCCATCGGGCTTCTCGCCCTGCCCCGCCAGATGAGCAACGCCCTCCTCGTCGACGCCCATCACTCGGCCAGCGGGCGGCCGGTCGCCGTGATGGGCCCCCAGGTCGGGTACTTCGCGCCCCAGATCCTCATGGTGGAGGACGTCCACGCCCCGGGGTACCAGGCCGAGGGTGCCAGCTTCCCGGGCACCGGCCTGGTCGAGCTGGGCCGGGGCGAGGACTACGCCTGGTCCGCCACCTCCGCCGGGAGCGACAACACCGATCAGCGCCTGGAGCAGATCTGCGATCCCGCCGGCGGCGCCCCCGCACCCCAGGGCCACAGCTATATGTTCGACGGCAAGTGCCTGCCGATGGAGCATCACACCTTCACCGAGGTGGCGGTGCCCAAGCCCGGCGGCCTCGGCGCGCCGACCGTCGTCACCCGCGACGTGTACTTGACCGTGCACGGCATCGTGCAGGGTTGGACCACGGCGGACCATGGCAAGCCGGTTGCCGTGGTCAACCAGCGCAGCACCTACAACCACGAGGCCGACTCCGGGGTGGGCTTCATTCGCTGGGCCGACCCTGGCCGCACCCACGACGTCGGCTCGTGGATGACCGGGGCGGAGCAGATCAACTACACGTTCAACTGGTTCTACGTCGACAACAAGGACATCGGCTACGAGGTGAGCGGGTGGGACCCCGTCCGTCCTGCCAACGTCGATCCCAACCTGCCCACCTGGGGCACTGGCGCGAGCGAGTGGCGGGGGTTCCTGCCGGCCAGCCAGCATCCGCACGAGGTTGATCCGCCGCAAGGCTTTCTGACCAGCTGGAACAACAAGCCGGCGCCAGCGTTCTCGGCCGCCGACGACGACTACAGCATGGGGCTCGTCCAGCGGGTGCAGTCGCTCATGCAGGAGATCCACCACCAGCTCGATCTCCACAACGGGAAGATCACCAGGGCGAACCTGGCAACAGCCATGGAGACGGCGGCGTCGGTCGATCTCGACGGCCGGCAGGTGCTCCCCGAGCTGCTCGCCTTCGAGACCGGGCGCCCGGCGAGCGCGGGAGTGACGACCATGCTGGGCCAGCTGCGTGGGTGGTTGGCTGCCGGCGCCCAACGTCACAAGGCGGCGCCTTCGGATACCCAGTACCGGGATTCGGCGGCCGTCGCCATCATGGACGAGCTCGAGCCGAGGCTGGTGCGCGCCCTGTTCGATCCCATCTTCGCCGGCGGCGGGGTGCAGTCCCAGAACGGTGTCTCCAGCGGGTACACGGCCATGCCCATGGAGCAGCTGGTGAGCAGCCCCAACGGCGGCGGCTCCCACCAGGGCGACGCCTACGGCAGCGGCTGGGAGGGCTATGCGCAGAAGATGCTGCGCCAGCTCGACGGCCAGCCCGTCGCCCAGCCCTTCTCGTCCGCCGTCAGCGGCCACGTGTGCGGGCCCGGCGGGCTGGCCGACTGTGGCACGAGCGTCGGCAACGCACTCCAGGCCACCTACGACGCGCTAGTGGCAGCCAACGGCGGCAATTCGGTGTCCAGCTGGACGGCCGACACGGCGACCAAATCGGCCGGAGTGAGCATGCCCGTCTACGACGACATCGAGGCGCAGACCCTCGGCCTGGTGGGCCAGCCGGCGATCGACTGGCAGAACCGTCCCACCTTCCAGCAGGCGGTCGAGTTCCCCCGCCACCGGCCCCGCTGAGTGGGCTTGGGGTTTTACTCGGGTTTCACCTTTGGTCGAAATTGGGCGCCACGCTCGCCAGCGCGGCGCCCAATTTCGACAAGAGGTGGAACGCGACAACCGCTCCGGGCCGACTGGACTAGCCCGGCACCGTGTCCCACCCGCGCAGGAGCGACGAGTGGGCCAGCTCCTCCCAGAAGGCTTCGCTGTTCCCCATACCGCCGCCCGGCACCCCGGCGCCGGACCCGAGCCCGAAGGAGTTGTCGCCCTGGCACAGGTGCGGTCCGGGGTCGGCCAGCGTGGGGACGTCGGAGGCTCGGGTCGGGTTGCGGGACCCGAGGTCGAGCGCCGTGGCCAGATTGCGGGCGTTCGAGTCCCGGGGCTGGAGGGGCGAGAGACCGAAGCGCCACTCGACCATCTTGAGTATCGACGTGTGGTCGAAGACGCTCGATGTGATGTGGCGCCGGAGTGCGAAGGGGGAGACGAGGTAGCCGGGGACACGAAAGCCAGCCTGTCCGAGCTCCAGCGCCGGCGCCGACCGCCGGTCGGGCAGCCGCGGCGGCACGACGTGCTCGAAGAAGCCGCCCCACTCGTCGTAGGTGATGACCAGGACGGTGCGATCCCAGGCGGGGCTGGCCATCAGCGCCTTGACGACCTGGCCGATGAAGGCCTGGCCCCGGCGGATGTCGGCGTGCGGATGGTCGTCGTTCGACCCGCCCTGGTCCTCGCCGACGAAGTACGGGTCGATGTAGCTGAACGGCGGCAGGGTCCCGGAGGCCGCCTGGGCGAAGAAGGCGTCGACCCGGCGGGCGATAGGGAGGTACTTCTGGCCCCAGAGGGCGAGGAAAGGCAGATCGCTGAAGTAGTAGTTGGCGGGCACGCCGGCGGCCGCGAGCCGGTCCCAGATGGTCGGCAGGCTCGACTGGGTCATTGTGTTGTCGAGCCGGTCGGTCGTGGCCGTGTGGGTGTAGAACCGGTTCGGATAGGTCGGTCCGAGGATGGAGCAGAACCACCGGTCGCACAGCGTGAAGTGGTCGACCAGGAACTTGTTCATGGGGACGTCCTCGGGCAGGTAGTAGCCCAGGGCGTAGTCGTCGTTGGCTCCCCGCCGGAATCCGTCGCAGCGTCCGCCGTCGAGCTGCGTCCGGCCCCCCTGGACGGAATGGTCGGGATCGTTGAACCCGCAGCCCGACCAGTCCAGGAGGTGGTGGGTGTCGTGCCACAGGCCGCTGCCGTCGGGGTACGACAGCCCCGCCTGGCGTCCGTCGGCGCCCGGCACCCACCCGAGGAAGTGGTCGAAGGAGCGGTTCTCCATGACCAGCACGACGATGTGGTCGATGCCGCTGTGGGCCGGAGCTGGGAGGCTCGATGCGGTCTGGGCCAGCGCCCGAGGCAGCCGGCCGATGCCGGCCGCGGCAGCGGCGGCCACGGCGCCGGTCGCGCCGGCACCCTTGAGAAACTCACGCCGCGAGACGCGCGACCCAGGCACGAGCGATCCGTCTCCCGTCAGCGGCGAAAGAGGTCGGTCATGGGTTGCACCTTCGGCGACCCCGCGTTGTTGAGGTGCTCGCCGATCCCGAAGGCGTCCTCGATTGTCCGGAGCAGTGCGTTGTGGTCGTAGAAGGTGTCCGTGGCGTGGCCGGCACGGGCCAGGGGCGACAGCATCAGCAGGCCGACCCGGCCGCCGCCGTTGGTGCCGTTGCTGCCGACCCCGGTGGCGCAGCACCCACTGGTGTCCGAGTTGCTCGCCTCGTCGAAGGTGATGAACAAGGCGCCGTTGTCGCGGTAGGCCGGCGAGTTGAGGATGAGCGGAACGTTGGATCGCAGCCAGCGGTCGGCGGCCGGCAGCCCCCCGGTCTGCCCGTTGGCGCAGGGCGAGTCGTGGCCGTCGTCACAGGTGTTGGGAGTGATGAACACGTAGTTGGGCACCTTCCCGGTCGGAAGGGCCCGAGCCAGCTCGGAGTACGGGCGCACGTGGGCGTCACAGCGGGCGCTGTTCTCGACGATCGGCGGGTAGTAGACGAAGGGGTCGTGACGAGTGGCGTACCCGGTCTGGTAGGGATCGCTCAGCTGGGTGGCCGAGGGGTGCTGGCACGGCGTCGCCATGGACTCCATGTAGGCCCCCCACGTGACGTGGTTGGCGTCGAGCTGATCGGCGATGCTGCGGCCTCCGTCAGGCCGGACCTTCTGCGAGACCTCGCACAGCTCCCAGTTCGGGCAGTCGGCCTGGAACTGCGGCTCGGGGGCCTGACCACTGGTCATGGCGATGTAGTTGTCCGCGCTGGCGTGGCTCACGCCGAAGTAGTTGGTGGCAAACGCACCGTGGGGAACCAGGCTGTTGAGGTACGTGGCCGGGCTGTTTGGCCCCCACGTGCTGGTGAAGTTCTCGTTCTCCAGGACGATCACGAAGGCGTGTTTGAGCCCGTGGACCCCCTCCTTCGGAGGCGGAGCAGCCTGGGCCGTCCCCGCCGTTCCCAGGGCGAGCCCGGCCGTGCTCGACGCCAGGAGGGCGACTGAGAGCGCCATCCGGCGCCCCGCCGTGCTCATCCTTGCTGTGCGTATCCTCACCGGCCGCCGTCCCAGCACTTGGCTCTTCTTCACCGCGGCCGGGGCCCGGACCTGCTCGTTCACTGAGGGTTCATCGCCTGACAACCCCCGCTCCGCCTACCAGGCCGACACGCCTCCGAACCGAGGTCGAGGGTCGGTGGCGCCCGCAAGATGACTGTCGTGGACGGCGATCAGGTGGGCATGACCGAAGCTGCCGTCGTAGGGCGCGTCACGGACCACCGAGTGTCCCCGGAGGCGCAGGCCCGCATCCCATCCCGAGGGAGCGTGGCCCTCGACCCTGACCTCCACGCGGCCGCCCCAGTCCCAGGTCTCGAAGCCGATCGACGACCCGGAGGCCTGGGCCGGGGGTGCGAGCGCCCAACGGCCGGCGGCGATGCTGTCGCCCGGAGGCTGGCCGGCAGCGAGCGCACGGGCCAGCACCTGGAGGAGGATCTGGGGCTGGCTGTCGCCTCCCATGGTCCCGGTCACGGCGCGCAGCTCGCCCGTCCGTGCGGTTACCAGCGTGGGCGACAGCGTGTGGGGCGGTCGCCGGCCCGGTCCGTACTCGGCCGGATGTCCGGGCTGCAGCGAGAACCCCAACCCTCGGTCGTGCAGGAAGATGCGGACGCCCGGAACGATCAGGAGGGACCCGAAGCCGGCCGCGTTGGATTGCAGCAGCGACACGCCGCGGCGCTCCTCGTCCACCGCGCAGAGCGCGATGGTGTCACCGATGGCGGCCGGGTGATCGATCACCCCGGCGTGCTCGGGGTCGATGGCCGCCCGGCGGGGAGCCAACCTCGTCGGCGCCAGAAGCGCGGCGCCGTCGGCGCCCTCGTACAGCACGGCCGGGCGGTCGAATGCGGCCTGGCGGGCCGCCTCGATGAGCAGATGGGCCCAGAGCGGGTCGTCCGGTTCCCCGGGCAGCGCCAGGCCCTCGGCGATCCAGGCCGCGGCCAGGGTGAGGTAACCCTGCGAGCTCGGTGGAACCGTCCAGAGGCGGTGGCCCCAGGCGGACAGCTCGAGGGCGGGGGCCCAGTCGGCCTGGCACCGAGCCAGGTCGGCCTCGACGTACTCGCCGCCGCCGAGGGCCAGCAGCCCGGCGCCGAACTCGCCCTCGTAGAAGCCTCGACGCCCGTCCCTGGCGATGGCAGCCAGCGCGCTGGCCGCCCCCGGCCGCCGGACGATCGTCCCGGCTCGAAGACGGCCGCGACCGGAGTAGTCGCTCGCTTCGGGGAGGTCCGCGACCGTCGGCGCCATGGCGGCCAGCGTGGGCGAAGCCGGGAAGCCCTCCTCGGCATAGGAACGGGCGGGCTCGAGCACGGCAGCGAGCTCCATGCGACCGAACCGCTCGTGCAGCGCCAGCCAGCCGTCGACGCAGCCGGGCACGGGAACCGAGCGAATGTCGCCGAGCGGAGGCATTCGCTTATGACCCTCGGCCCGCAGCCGCGCCGGGTCGGCTCCCGATCCCGCCCGGCCGGAGGCGTTCAGCGCCAACGGGGGCCCGCTTCCCGGGTGGACCACCGCGAGGAGGTCGCCGCCCATACCGCACAAGTGCTGTGAGGTGACGGCGAGGACGGCGCTGGCAGCGACGGCCGCGTCCGCCGCCGTCCCCCCGGCGCGCAGCATTGCTCCGCCAGCACCGGCCGCCAGGTGGTCGACGGCGCAGACCATGCCTCGCCCCGCCCGGACCGTGGCGACAGGGGCGACCTCCGGCACGGGGCGAGCATAGGACGTCCTCGTTTCGCCAGCCCCGGTTGGACTGGGCGGACGTCTGGGTGGTGCAGACTGGGGTCGATGACCGGGGACCAGACCCTCTCTGCCGGCGCCGCGGTCTGGTCGGTGGCCGACCGATACCTCGTGGGGCCGTGCATCGGGCGGGGAGGGATGGCCGAGGTCTACGAGGGTCTCGACACCCGGCTGGGTCGCTCGGTGGCGGTCAAGATACTGAGGCCGCAGTACGCCGGCGATCCGGCGCGCCGTAGGGGACTGTCGGCGGAGGCCCGGGCGGCGGCGCGCCTATCGCATCCCAACGTGGCCACCGTGTACGACGTCGGCGAAGACGAGGGTCGTCCCTGCATCGTCATGGAGCTGGTGAACGGCGGGACCCTGGCCAGACGGCTCATGGATCCTCCGATGGGTCAGGAAGAGGCGGTCCGACTGGTCATCCAGGTGCTGGCCGCGCTGGACGCCGCCCACCGCGCCGGCATCGTGCATCGCGACATCAAGCCCGGGAACATCCTGTTGACTGAGGACGGCACCGCGAAGGTCACCGACTTCGGGATTGCCAAGGCCCTCGACCCGGCCCCGGCCGATGTGGATCTCACGGCCACGGGTGAGGTGATGGGGACGCCGCGCTATCTGGCGCCCGAGCGGGCTGCGGGCGAGCAGGCGTCCGTGGCGTCCGACCTCTGGGCCGTGGGGGTCATGCTCTACGAGGCGCTCACGGGTCGACCTCCGTTCGATGCCGACACCGCGCTGGGGTTGGCGATGGCCGCCGAGCGGGGCGACGTCGTGCCCCCGGAGATCTACCGTCCCGATCTGTCACCCGCCCTGGGCGCCGTCGTCTCGCGGGCCCTGGCTCCCAGACCGCTCGATCGCTTCGCTTCCGCAGCGGAGATGGCTTGCGCCGTGTCCAGGGCGGTCGCTGATCCCGCCTCGACGGTGGGGTTCGAGCCGCCGACCGTGCCCTATCCCGACCTTGGTGGCGTCGGCAAGCAGCATCCCCGGCCGTCTCGGCGGGCGCTGTTGGTGGGCGGAGGCCTGGTGGCCTCGCTTCTCCTGGTCGCCGTGGCCGCACTGCTGCTGTTCAGAGGAGGAGGTCACGCCACGGCCGCGGCTGCCCCTCCTTCCTCGAGCACTGCCCCGCCACCGTCCGTCCCTCTCACGACGCTTCCTCCCGCGACCTCGACGACGTCGCCCACGACGCCCACGACGTCGACGACCCGGGTCCCGGCGACGATAGCGACGACACCGCCGACGTCCATCAGCTGCTCGGTGCTGCGCGCCGAGCACCAGACGCTGGCCCAACAGCAGGCGCAGGTTGACCAGGCGGAGAGGTCGCGTGCTGGCCGTGAGGCTGCCGACAAAGCCTTCGCCGCCCGACAGCACGCCATCGAGCAGGCGATGCGCCAGCTCTGCGGCTGAGCACCTCCCAGGAGATCCGCAGGGGCCGTTCAGCTCCCTCGCCTCGACCGGGCGCTGTTCCGAGCCTCCAGCCAGTCTCCGAGGTGACACTCAGCGGGGACGCGGGCCGGCCACAGGCGGGGCGTTCACAATGGCGGCATGAAGTCAGCGGCGTTGGTCCCCAGCCCGAACGGGTCCGCCGGCGCGTCCGGGCGCGTCCGGGTTGTCTTGGCCTTCCCTCCGCCGCCTTCGGCGCTCGAGGCGCTGACGACGGCGCTCGGACCTGACTTCGACGTGTTGGACATTCGTGTTGCTCCCGTCGACAGCGACCTCGTCTTGTGCCGTCCGTGCAGCCCAGGGGCGATCAGGTCGCTGAAGCACACGTTCCGGGATGCCCAGGTCGTGGTGGTGGACTCACCAGCGGGCTTCGGATCGGTCGCCCGGGCCGGACCGGTCTCCCGGATGCGGTGCGCGGGCGCCGACCTCTACATGACCGACGCCTCCCTCGACGTGCTGGCGTCTACCGTCCGAGACCGGGTCAGGCCAGCCGGGGTCGAGGCCAGGCTCGTGTGTTATCGCAAGACCAGCGACGCCGCCTGAGCCGCCGAGTGCCTGAGAGCGCCGTGTAGTCTGCGGGCGCGGTGATCGGCCGCCCACGCGCCCTCGTCCGATCGATCAGTCCCGGGCTGATCGCCGGAGCCTCGGACAACGATCCCACCACGGTCGGCACTCTGGCGGTGGTCGGAGCGACCACGGCCTACGCCCTGTCGTGGCTGGCCGTCCTGCTTCTGCCCATGCTCGTGGTGATCCAGGTCATCGCTGCGCAGGTGGGGGTGATGACCGGGGCGGGGCTGCAGGAGGTCGTGGCCCGACGCTGGCGGCGACCCCTGGTTGCCGTCTTCCTGGCTTCGGTCGTGGTGGTCAGCGTATTCACCATCGCGGCCGACCTCGAGGCAGGAGCGGCCGCGCTCGGGCTGATCTTCCACATCGGCTGGAGCTGGTTGGTCGCACCCCTTGGTGTGGTGCTGCTGGGGCTGCTCGTGGTCGGGTCCTACGACGAGGTCGTCGCCGTCCTCCGCTGGGTCCTGCTCGCCTTCGTGGCCTACGTGGTCTCGGCCTTTCTGGCCCACCCTCGATGGGGAACGGTGCTGCGGGCCTCGGTGGTGCCCACGTTCAACCTCAGCCACGACTACGTCGACGGCGCGCTTGCTCTGCTTGGCACGACGCTCACGAGCTACGTCTTCGTCTGGCAGAGCATCGAGGAGTCCGAGGAGGGTCGGCACTCCCAGCAGCTTGGGGCGGCGCGGATGGGAGCGGCCGTCGGGATCGGCCTGGCGGTGGTCATCTTCTGGTTCATCCTGGTCGGCACTGGGGCCACCCTCGGCCAGCACCACGTGCACATCCAGACCGCCGACCAGGCGGCTCAGGCCCTTCAGCCCCTGGCCGGGTCATCGTCACGTTACGTGTTCGGTGTCGGGCTGCTGGCCTCCGCCGTTGTGGCGCTGCCGGTGCTCATGGCGACCACGGCCCATGTCGTCGGCGACTCCTTCGACTGGCGGACCGGACTGTCCGAGCGGATCACAAAGGCCGGGCGGTTCTACGCCGTGCTCGGGGCCTCGATCGCCCTCGGAGCGGCCATCTCGCTGGTGGGGATATCGCCGATACAGATCCTCTTCGTGGCCAGCATCGCTGGCGGCCTGGGGACACCAGTGAGCCTCGTGTTCCTCCTGCGCGTCGCCGGCGACGAGCAGGTCATGGTCGGGCGGCCGGTGAGCCGATGGCTGCGGGTCTCGGGTTGGGTCGTCGCCGCCCTGCTGTCCGGTCTCAGCTTCACCTACCTGGCCGTGCACGTGGTGTGATGACCGAACCTCGGCGCCGAAGCGTCACTCCCAGTTCCACTCGCCGAGCTCGAGGGCCCGCCGCAACAGTGCCGACACCTGCTTCGTCAGATGGTCGGGGTCGTTCTGCAGCCGGCCCTGGACCACCCGGCGGGCCCGCTCGATGACCCGTCGGTCTCGGTCAGCTTTGGCCGCCACTGCCACGGCGGCGTCGTTGAACGCAGAGATCGGCGACTGGGCGACCTCGTAGGCCTCGCCCAGAAACTTCTCGACGGCGGCGTCGAGATCCTCGTGCCCGGACGCATTGCCAGACTCCATGCTTTCCCACCCCATAAGTGACGCGTTCTCAACGGACCACGGACGTCCCGAGCCAGTGGCTCAGGCGCCCGGCCAGCCGGCTGGCCCCGGCGGGACCATCGCGGAGAAGACCGGATTCTAATCCGGACCGCGTGGCCCGCCTCGCACTGGGAGGCGTCCCAATGGCCTGCGGCGCGGTCAGATCGACATCGGTCCGTTCCAGCCACCGGCGCCGTCGACCCAGGAGACCTGAGTGGCACCGCCGTTGGCCACGACGCACACGTCGGTCTGGTTGGGAACTCCGAGCTGTGGGGACGCCACCACGGGTGCCCCGATCGGTGAGGGCGGTGGGGCGATGCTGACCTGGCTGAGCTGAGTGGCCCTGTTGGTGCCCGGACCGTAGCCGGCATTGCCGCCCCCGAACTCCGCTGCTACCCCACGGCAGCCGGGTTCGCGGGATCGATCGCGGCGCCCGAGTAGTCGCCCCATCGCCTGGCTGGATTTGCAGTATCGATGCCGTTGCAGAGGAGGCCACTCTGGAGCCCCCCGATCCTGGCCGCGGGTGCTCCCTAACAGCGGTAGACGCGCTCTGCGTTCTTGGCAAAGAGCCTCTCACGGGATTCGGCATCGAGGCCCACAGTCACGGTGCTGAACGCGGCGTAGAGATCGTCGAATGTGCCGAACATCGAGTCAACGGGGAAGTTGCTGGCGAACATGCACCGGTCGACGCCGAAGGCCTCGATGGCGTGCTCGAGCCACGGCGCGAGGACGGCGGCGCGCATCGACCCGAAGGGCATCGCGAGTCCCGACAACTTGCACACTACGTTGTCGCCCAGGCCGGCCAGCGCGTCGATGCCTGCCCGCCAGAGGGCGCGCTCG harbors:
- a CDS encoding gamma-glutamyltransferase — encoded protein: MPEVAPVATVRAGRGMVCAVDHLAAGAGGAMLRAGGTAADAAVAASAVLAVTSQHLCGMGGDLLAVVHPGSGPPLALNASGRAGSGADPARLRAEGHKRMPPLGDIRSVPVPGCVDGWLALHERFGRMELAAVLEPARSYAEEGFPASPTLAAMAPTVADLPEASDYSGRGRLRAGTIVRRPGAASALAAIARDGRRGFYEGEFGAGLLALGGGEYVEADLARCQADWAPALELSAWGHRLWTVPPSSQGYLTLAAAWIAEGLALPGEPDDPLWAHLLIEAARQAAFDRPAVLYEGADGAALLAPTRLAPRRAAIDPEHAGVIDHPAAIGDTIALCAVDEERRGVSLLQSNAAGFGSLLIVPGVRIFLHDRGLGFSLQPGHPAEYGPGRRPPHTLSPTLVTARTGELRAVTGTMGGDSQPQILLQVLARALAAGQPPGDSIAAGRWALAPPAQASGSSIGFETWDWGGRVEVRVEGHAPSGWDAGLRLRGHSVVRDAPYDGSFGHAHLIAVHDSHLAGATDPRPRFGGVSAW
- a CDS encoding alkaline phosphatase family protein — encoded protein: MPGSRVSRREFLKGAGATGAVAAAAAAGIGRLPRALAQTASSLPAPAHSGIDHIVVLVMENRSFDHFLGWVPGADGRQAGLSYPDGSGLWHDTHHLLDWSGCGFNDPDHSVQGGRTQLDGGRCDGFRRGANDDYALGYYLPEDVPMNKFLVDHFTLCDRWFCSILGPTYPNRFYTHTATTDRLDNTMTQSSLPTIWDRLAAAGVPANYYFSDLPFLALWGQKYLPIARRVDAFFAQAASGTLPPFSYIDPYFVGEDQGGSNDDHPHADIRRGQAFIGQVVKALMASPAWDRTVLVITYDEWGGFFEHVVPPRLPDRRSAPALELGQAGFRVPGYLVSPFALRRHITSSVFDHTSILKMVEWRFGLSPLQPRDSNARNLATALDLGSRNPTRASDVPTLADPGPHLCQGDNSFGLGSGAGVPGGGMGNSEAFWEELAHSSLLRGWDTVPG
- a CDS encoding penicillin acylase family protein, which encodes ATTGAVAIGATATGLDQAPTYRANDFADGNALSILPPGENGLVNPAQAVGFEAAGQRPPASQDQLGKYAGLLYASPGLTDTGLGSYYDDASFGVRPQDVTRVEHPSASQPVTIYRDGHDMPHVYGSSDGAAAFGIGFAQAEDRLFLMDVLRHYGQATLSEFLGPSCAFEQMDHDELLLAPYTEQQAQAQLDALPHEYGAAGVQLKAMLGSYVAGVNAYVAQTRTDPSLLPADYAAALAPPQLWQPSDVIYVAALIGGIFGRGGGAEVRNAALLGYLQRQLGASPGAAAFGDLKEQNDPGAPTTITDQRFPYDIPGRVDPATTALPDQPGAPLRGGPTTTTANCDLTKPNPTALQDAIGLLALPRQMSNALLVDAHHSASGRPVAVMGPQVGYFAPQILMVEDVHAPGYQAEGASFPGTGLVELGRGEDYAWSATSAGSDNTDQRLEQICDPAGGAPAPQGHSYMFDGKCLPMEHHTFTEVAVPKPGGLGAPTVVTRDVYLTVHGIVQGWTTADHGKPVAVVNQRSTYNHEADSGVGFIRWADPGRTHDVGSWMTGAEQINYTFNWFYVDNKDIGYEVSGWDPVRPANVDPNLPTWGTGASEWRGFLPASQHPHEVDPPQGFLTSWNNKPAPAFSAADDDYSMGLVQRVQSLMQEIHHQLDLHNGKITRANLATAMETAASVDLDGRQVLPELLAFETGRPASAGVTTMLGQLRGWLAAGAQRHKAAPSDTQYRDSAAVAIMDELEPRLVRALFDPIFAGGGVQSQNGVSSGYTAMPMEQLVSSPNGGGSHQGDAYGSGWEGYAQKMLRQLDGQPVAQPFSSAVSGHVCGPGGLADCGTSVGNALQATYDALVAANGGNSVSSWTADTATKSAGVSMPVYDDIEAQTLGLVGQPAIDWQNRPTFQQAVEFPRHRPR
- a CDS encoding alkaline phosphatase family protein, translated to MALSVALLASSTAGLALGTAGTAQAAPPPKEGVHGLKHAFVIVLENENFTSTWGPNSPATYLNSLVPHGAFATNYFGVSHASADNYIAMTSGQAPEPQFQADCPNWELCEVSQKVRPDGGRSIADQLDANHVTWGAYMESMATPCQHPSATQLSDPYQTGYATRHDPFVYYPPIVENSARCDAHVRPYSELARALPTGKVPNYVFITPNTCDDGHDSPCANGQTGGLPAADRWLRSNVPLILNSPAYRDNGALFITFDEASNSDTSGCCATGVGSNGTNGGGRVGLLMLSPLARAGHATDTFYDHNALLRTIEDAFGIGEHLNNAGSPKVQPMTDLFRR
- a CDS encoding serine/threonine-protein kinase yields the protein MTGDQTLSAGAAVWSVADRYLVGPCIGRGGMAEVYEGLDTRLGRSVAVKILRPQYAGDPARRRGLSAEARAAARLSHPNVATVYDVGEDEGRPCIVMELVNGGTLARRLMDPPMGQEEAVRLVIQVLAALDAAHRAGIVHRDIKPGNILLTEDGTAKVTDFGIAKALDPAPADVDLTATGEVMGTPRYLAPERAAGEQASVASDLWAVGVMLYEALTGRPPFDADTALGLAMAAERGDVVPPEIYRPDLSPALGAVVSRALAPRPLDRFASAAEMACAVSRAVADPASTVGFEPPTVPYPDLGGVGKQHPRPSRRALLVGGGLVASLLLVAVAALLLFRGGGHATAAAAPPSSSTAPPPSVPLTTLPPATSTTSPTTPTTSTTRVPATIATTPPTSISCSVLRAEHQTLAQQQAQVDQAERSRAGREAADKAFAARQHAIEQAMRQLCG
- a CDS encoding divalent metal cation transporter; the encoded protein is MIGRPRALVRSISPGLIAGASDNDPTTVGTLAVVGATTAYALSWLAVLLLPMLVVIQVIAAQVGVMTGAGLQEVVARRWRRPLVAVFLASVVVVSVFTIAADLEAGAAALGLIFHIGWSWLVAPLGVVLLGLLVVGSYDEVVAVLRWVLLAFVAYVVSAFLAHPRWGTVLRASVVPTFNLSHDYVDGALALLGTTLTSYVFVWQSIEESEEGRHSQQLGAARMGAAVGIGLAVVIFWFILVGTGATLGQHHVHIQTADQAAQALQPLAGSSSRYVFGVGLLASAVVALPVLMATTAHVVGDSFDWRTGLSERITKAGRFYAVLGASIALGAAISLVGISPIQILFVASIAGGLGTPVSLVFLLRVAGDEQVMVGRPVSRWLRVSGWVVAALLSGLSFTYLAVHVV